From the genome of Monomorium pharaonis isolate MP-MQ-018 chromosome 1, ASM1337386v2, whole genome shotgun sequence:
GGAATACAAATCGaacattttatgaatatttgcTATGGAATGAcacttctttaaaattttattatatgtaactccatctttatacctttttaaatattctttctcaTTGTTACGCAGAGAATGACGAAATGAGAACACGAATAGTTCCAAAACGACAAACCAATTATCCGACAGCAGCCGAAACACATGGATCTTCAGATACTTCTAAATATTCAGATGGTCAGTCGTATCCTACTAGAGCTTCCGGTTATCAATCCGGTTTGGGATATCCTGATAATAACGGTTATCCACGTTCTGGATCTTCGAAAGCTTCTGATGATTCAACGAATCAACCCCGATCTGGTTATTCATCCAATGATTCTGCTAGCTATCCATCTAGAAGATCATCCGATTCTTTTAGTCGATTCTCTGGTTATCCGACAAGAGAGTCGGCTGGTTATCCAACCAGTGGTTCATCCAATTATCCGCCCGGTGGATCACTCGGCTATTCAACTAGCAGATTGCCCGGCTATCTGTCCAATGGATATTCATCAAGTCAATCTTCTGATTATCCATCCAGTGGATCCTCTGGCTCTTTAAGTGAATTCAGCTATCATAATTCTAAAGATAGTTCCGATTATCCAACAGGCTCTGGATATCCAAACAGAAATGGCGGTTCTTCAAATAATTCTAGGAATCCTTATGGCGAGGAAACTGTTAGACGAACTGGCGTTAATGCTGTAAATACCGGCTATCCGAGTTACCCACAAGGAAATCCATCGTACCGCGGTAATTATCCGGCTCGAAATACAGGATACCTCGACAACAATCAACATCCTTTGTATTCTAATCAAGGATACTCAAATGGGTATCCACAAAATTATCCGCAAGGAGGATATTCTGAAGGATATTATCGAAGTCAGAATTATATGACTACTACCAAGCGTCCTGGCTTTCGAGAGCAACTGACAAACTTTGCACGAAACGTGGCAGAAAAGGTGCTGACTCAAACGATATTAGATCGTGTTACCGGTAAACATCAATAAAGATAACAGtactaaattttgtaatccgtataatttatgtaaagatCCAAAAATCCAGCTTtctttaaaatctaaaaaacgtcattaatttaataaccttagcacattattttaacaaaatgaaTCCCAAATTATATTTCGAAAAGCTTGCAGCTTAGAAAAGTTATTGCCaaacaagtaaaatatttttatgtataaaattttgtttcttaatatattgaacatgtaattttaatatattaaattgttttaatattttatcatttataactTAGATTTTACTTActgttaattattacttttaaaaaataagtgcaGTAATTTAGAATGTCTTGCATATCCTCGATGTACCTTTTCTTTgcaaattagaaattattaatttagatttatatcCGTACATTAAACCTGcttttaaaactttcttagtatacaattaaatataattttgaagagaactaaatgtataagtatatatgGATATTGTAACACCAAGTAAAACTTTGTAGTAAATgttgataataaaagatacCAAAACAttgagtataataaaaattgtgaattacttgttttaaatacatataaatatatattgttttacaaatacataatgtggtaaaatttccaaaataaaaaaatatttataattcatctttgtcttgaaaaaattctatttttcttacacATCCCAGAAATAGTGGTATTCTGCTTGGTTTATGTTCAATTACAAACAAAAAGGGACGATCTACCACAAATTCCATCGGTAAAATTGCCATCCTTTTCAATCTCATTCCTACAACTGTAGTTAATAATTCCTTATTGTattcatttgtaaaatttaatgttttattatttacagatGATAAATTACCTGTTGCAGCAGCAGCTTCCGAACCTTCttcattaatttctataaaaattttttgtaatgcacAGCTTACTTTTAAAGGAGTGCTTGAAAGACGTGTAAAATCCGCATTATCTTGAAACATTGTATTTAATCCGACCTATaagtatttctttatatttatccatgttttaattattttaaaaaaagtatttctcCAATTGCCTACCTTACGCAAAacattttccaaatttatgGTAATTTCAAACTTAAATTTAGGTAGATATAATGCAATCTCGTCGGTAAATCTAGGTGCATTTACCAATGTTTcccagttaaaattattttctaaaacctGTAATTCTATTTCTCTATCtggtaataatattatcattataatgTTCTGATTCTGCAAATCAagaaagaaatgcaaatgGAGAAAAATGTTCtccaaatcaattttattttttacaagattCTTCTTCATAAGTAATTACTTACCAAATATggaatttcaataaatgtcgTATGCCAAGTTGGTATTTTACCATAAGagaattttgatttttgaaacattgtCGGAACAAGATTTGTTTCCGTTTTAGAAACGTGAAATATGCGCTTTACTGTATACATCTTATCAAACTTGCGTAACCAATTACTCTTAAAGTAAAtagcatttattaacataatttttgtatcctCATCGATATCAtctataataatcaaaataatttaattactaaaatgttttgtataataacATAAGTAATCTACCTTAAGGTGGttctttcataaataaaaaaactggaGAATTGACTGAAACTTACGAAGACTGTTCATGGATATGAGataaattttcttgataaattttttttcagatcaGGTTGCTGATTAAATacgcaagtaaaaataaaaaaaaaaatgaaatttttatatagctaTTACAGATTTGCATTTGTTACCGGAAATGatactatttattttcacaaaaactgGATTTCTCCCTCACAAATTAGATAATGGAAACAGAAATTATCAACTTCCTAATGATTCGTTTATAATTGTACCATGCCAAACAttgcaaaaagatatttaataataaaatcaaagatGTATAGGTTACAGAAGCCATGCCGATAGCTTGATAACACGGCGAAATTCAAATGATTCGTATATATCATAATGTAAATGGAAATGAGAGAaaactgattaattaaatttttaatgtacatatatgtatataagtaataacataaaatcaaCCAGAAGTCACGTCGTTCAgtcattttacaatttttattgcaaataattaataacaattcttaTTCTACAACAGtttgataatatttcatattttaatagattattcATCGAACGTTAGCTGACAACGGCAATTGTCAACGCGCACATGACTCGCGCAGACGGGCAGCATTGCCAGTCATACTAATACAAAATATCgaatagttttaatatttataatataaacgtaGAAGGTCGctggaaaatgaaaatatcATCTAAATTCATTTACAGAATTTTCGTTCGTAATTCTCTTATATTTGGGACGTTTGTACAAATTTCTAATGCGTTGCGTCTGACTAGAAAGTCATTAAAGAACCactttaaacataataataaacaaaaagtaaGGGCacaaatagattaaaaatgaatataaaacataGGCTATGAGCAagattttaatactaaaaataacaatattgacATTATTTGACTATATAATGCATGTTTCGGCCTTCATCAGACAATTTTCAatgtcatatttaaaaataatgttggtAATTAACCTTCCTAAATTTAGAGTTTTTTAATCATACATAGATTCAATAcgctaaattttaaaattccaaAATATAGTGCTTTAAACTCAATATATTgtgttaatttcttttaaatataataaattgtgattttttaagcaaataagAGTCAATATTAGTTTTTCAGATATCTTTTGtcttataattaatctttaaaaattttcaactttcattttgttacaaaatatctatttctaaaataaactaaaaaatatcatctttctttgtgtataaatttaatttttaataaagtttaaaaattaaaaatatgagaaacataagtaataaaagctaattattttaaactgttaAAACATAGCAAACCATAGTTATATATTCTAAACACAATATAGCTTCTGCATGTGATGAGAGATCACTTTTGCTGTGACTAATGCAAGGTTGAGTCACTTATAGGAGGAAACGTAAACCAAAGAGATAAAAAGCTTAATAATTTCGAAGAAATAAGCAAATTTTAATAGTCGGTCCATAAAACACACACATGAGTttagattaattaaacataatgatAAGTCAAtaatgttagaaaaaatataaatataacaaataaaaagtgataaaatcgCTCGCAaacatacttttaaaaataagttaattaaaaatatcaccgTTTTTTTTCAGGACattaatattgtgcaatataaatatttatttaggatttgtatattttttatattaatttttaatctacatTAAACATTagtaattatagaaaaaaaataccagaggatactatatgaataattttgttatttgttgcTTTTTTGACCCATGAATTAATCGTTTCTACAGCAAATCCATTATCTTTGAAGTCCAACCTTGAAATTGTAGATTGAAATACATTTGTAcacaatgttaaaaattcagCCATTAAATCAAATCCAttctgaatatatattttatttgttatatgcaATTCTATGTCTTCCATGTcctgtataaaaaaaacacatatatacatatacatataatacatatatagagGAGAAGGTGGTAATATGATCacccatttatattttatttaacaactttgttaataatcaatgttttgagttgaaattttacgattatattcatcaaagtgttgctcattagattttcaattaaaagttataaaattatttattatattatatattatttataagaatgtaACGATACTGCATAATGAGTCGAAAAAAAATAGGGAGAGTAATATGGTcaccacaaaaataaatgtaaaaaaattggttttgtttaaaaagattatagtattttgttagaaacatatatatttatataaaataagttgttatattaaaacaggtaattttattcatatttaatggaagttaaataaaaataaccttaaatctaaagaaccttattcatataaaggatttaaaaaatctaatagcCTTAAGgcgatgctaaactgctcgtcaaacttaATCAAGGTCGATAATA
Proteins encoded in this window:
- the LOC105831121 gene encoding uncharacterized protein LOC105831121 isoform X1, with protein sequence MFSRSVFNFFFGALLIIAVIPDGASYNKYGRTCKDIGCRSDEMCVMAEDPCTAYTDKCGRYPTCRKISDSSCTSMVCGENEYCKSENGAPKCVRKSTGLALPQGLNQVLHQSTSRVPSSSPRSSSYGGRYSGHSGSRNTIGDSSIFNRLFGSDHHPRPTISSVRSTTQANRNNYYNTHTHVDSHGNRVWTFSENDEMRTRIVPKRQTNYPTAAETHGSSDTSKYSDGQSYPTRASGYQSGLGYPDNNGYPRSGSSKASDDSTNQPRSGYSSNDSASYPSRRSSDSFSRFSGYPTRESAGYPTSGSSNYPPGGSLGYSTSRLPGYLSNGYSSSQSSDYPSSGSSGSLSEFSYHNSKDSSDYPTGSGYPNRNGGSSNNSRNPYGEETVRRTGVNAVNTGYPSYPQGNPSYRGNYPARNTGYLDNNQHPLYSNQGYSNGYPQNYPQGGYSEGYYRSQNYMTTTKRPGFREQLTNFARNVAEKVLTQTILDRVTGKHQ
- the LOC105831120 gene encoding antichymotrypsin-2 isoform X2, with protein sequence MLSSRQQNDIKTLSTACNNFMISLYKNLSTNIDNIGNIVISPLSLHMTLSLLSNGAGDHTLNEIKSVLHHDDIISLNNGFNILALLLNDMEDIELHITNKIYIQNGFDLMAEFLTLCTNVFQSTISRLDFKDNGFAVETINSWVKKATNNKIIHIVSSDDIDEDTKIMLINAIYFKSNWLRKFDKMYTVKRIFHVSKTETNLVPTMFQKSKFSYGKIPTWHTTFIEIPYLNQNIIMIILLPDREIELQVLENNFNWETLVNAPRFTDEIALYLPKFKFEITINLENVLRKVGLNTMFQDNADFTRLSSTPLKVSCALQKIFIEINEEGSEAAAATVVGMRLKRMAILPMEFVVDRPFLFVIEHKPSRIPLFLGCVRKIEFFQDKDEL
- the LOC105831120 gene encoding antichymotrypsin-2 isoform X1, which gives rise to MSLNIDFRALFVIVIVISTLAACYQDMLSSRQQNDIKTLSTACNNFMISLYKNLSTNIDNIGNIVISPLSLHMTLSLLSNGAGDHTLNEIKSVLHHDDIISLNNGFNILALLLNDMEDIELHITNKIYIQNGFDLMAEFLTLCTNVFQSTISRLDFKDNGFAVETINSWVKKATNNKIIHIVSSDDIDEDTKIMLINAIYFKSNWLRKFDKMYTVKRIFHVSKTETNLVPTMFQKSKFSYGKIPTWHTTFIEIPYLNQNIIMIILLPDREIELQVLENNFNWETLVNAPRFTDEIALYLPKFKFEITINLENVLRKVGLNTMFQDNADFTRLSSTPLKVSCALQKIFIEINEEGSEAAAATVVGMRLKRMAILPMEFVVDRPFLFVIEHKPSRIPLFLGCVRKIEFFQDKDEL
- the LOC105831120 gene encoding antichymotrypsin-2 isoform X3; this translates as MRKRKNFEIPNISPSLGGATVSSGAEEQALKFFFQDMEDIELHITNKIYIQNGFDLMAEFLTLCTNVFQSTISRLDFKDNGFAVETINSWVKKATNNKIIHIVSSDDIDEDTKIMLINAIYFKSNWLRKFDKMYTVKRIFHVSKTETNLVPTMFQKSKFSYGKIPTWHTTFIEIPYLNQNIIMIILLPDREIELQVLENNFNWETLVNAPRFTDEIALYLPKFKFEITINLENVLRKVGLNTMFQDNADFTRLSSTPLKVSCALQKIFIEINEEGSEAAAATVVGMRLKRMAILPMEFVVDRPFLFVIEHKPSRIPLFLGCVRKIEFFQDKDEL
- the LOC105831121 gene encoding prisilkin-39-like isoform X2, with translation MFSRSVFNFFFGALLIIAVIPDGASYNKYGRTCKDIGCRSDEMCVMAEDPCTAYTDKCGRYPTCRKISDSSCTSMVCGENEYCKSENGAPKCVRKSTGLENDEMRTRIVPKRQTNYPTAAETHGSSDTSKYSDGQSYPTRASGYQSGLGYPDNNGYPRSGSSKASDDSTNQPRSGYSSNDSASYPSRRSSDSFSRFSGYPTRESAGYPTSGSSNYPPGGSLGYSTSRLPGYLSNGYSSSQSSDYPSSGSSGSLSEFSYHNSKDSSDYPTGSGYPNRNGGSSNNSRNPYGEETVRRTGVNAVNTGYPSYPQGNPSYRGNYPARNTGYLDNNQHPLYSNQGYSNGYPQNYPQGGYSEGYYRSQNYMTTTKRPGFREQLTNFARNVAEKVLTQTILDRVTGKHQ